One part of the Treponema sp. OMZ 787 genome encodes these proteins:
- a CDS encoding NAD(P)(+) transhydrogenase (Re/Si-specific) subunit beta: MTDTVYYIICGVLSIGVLLGINMMSKVKSAVKGNRLSALCMLAAVCVTLYKYQIFSAGMMWAGLAIGAAIGIYLTLKVEMITMPQTVALLNGLGGAASAVAALLTLAAVNAETGIFAVITGGIALAVGALTFSGSLIAAGKLHKLLPQKPTVLPAHQALTTISFLGMIVFIVLLPIKPELMMSISMAGLVISLLFGIFFAIRVGGADMPITISLLNSTSGVAASIAGMAIGDILLVSVGGIVGASGLLLTQIMCRAMNRSLASILFSKAASPAKPAKPAQSAQTSEPASKEAAEKQNTQSAETKPAQNELTATGHADKSQLPSWFNDSKEIIFIPGYGMALSQAQGLVKQLADKLESMGKNVRFAIHPVAGRMPGHMNVLLCEVDIPYDKLYEMEAINPDFDKTDLAIIIGASDVVNPAANTAEGTPIYGMPVLAAEKAKKLIICNFDLQPGYAGVPNPLYEPNPNTMMLLGDAKDSINTMLDSLRTKSASGGASVSTGGGNTGEAASGNQPAEAQIGPWFSEAKEIIVIPGYGMALSQAQGLVKQLADKLESMGKNVRFAIHPVAGRMPGHMNVLLCEVDIPYDKLYEMETINPDFDKTDLAIIIGASDVVNPAANTAEGTPIYGMPVLAAEKAKKLIICNFDLQPGYAGVPNPLYEPNPNTMMLLGDAKDSLNKILENL, translated from the coding sequence ATGACGGATACGGTTTATTATATTATTTGCGGAGTACTCAGCATCGGGGTTCTTTTAGGAATTAACATGATGAGTAAGGTAAAATCGGCAGTTAAGGGAAACCGCTTAAGCGCCCTTTGTATGCTTGCAGCCGTATGCGTAACTCTGTATAAATATCAGATCTTTTCTGCAGGAATGATGTGGGCAGGACTCGCAATAGGAGCGGCAATCGGCATTTACCTCACACTAAAGGTAGAAATGATTACCATGCCTCAAACCGTTGCCCTACTCAACGGTTTAGGAGGGGCAGCTTCAGCTGTTGCAGCCCTCTTAACCTTAGCAGCTGTTAATGCCGAGACCGGAATCTTCGCTGTTATTACAGGCGGAATAGCCTTAGCTGTAGGAGCTCTGACCTTTTCGGGCAGCTTAATTGCAGCAGGAAAGCTTCATAAGCTTCTTCCTCAAAAACCTACGGTTTTACCGGCACACCAGGCTTTGACCACAATCAGCTTTTTGGGAATGATCGTCTTTATTGTTCTTCTTCCTATTAAGCCGGAACTGATGATGAGCATTTCGATGGCAGGGCTTGTTATAAGCCTTCTTTTCGGCATTTTCTTTGCAATACGCGTAGGCGGAGCGGACATGCCGATTACGATTTCTCTTTTAAATTCCACATCGGGTGTTGCCGCCTCAATTGCAGGTATGGCAATAGGAGACATTCTTTTGGTTTCGGTTGGAGGCATAGTCGGAGCTTCAGGCCTCTTGCTTACCCAAATTATGTGCAGGGCAATGAATAGAAGCCTCGCTTCAATTCTTTTTAGCAAGGCAGCTTCCCCAGCTAAACCGGCAAAGCCTGCACAATCGGCTCAGACTTCAGAACCAGCCTCAAAAGAAGCCGCAGAGAAGCAAAATACGCAATCGGCAGAAACAAAACCGGCTCAAAACGAGCTTACGGCAACAGGCCATGCCGATAAGTCTCAGCTTCCCTCATGGTTTAACGATTCTAAGGAAATAATCTTTATCCCCGGCTACGGTATGGCCCTTTCACAGGCCCAAGGCTTGGTAAAACAGCTGGCAGACAAGCTCGAATCAATGGGGAAAAACGTGCGGTTCGCCATTCATCCCGTTGCAGGAAGAATGCCCGGCCACATGAACGTACTCCTTTGCGAAGTTGACATCCCCTACGACAAGCTCTACGAAATGGAAGCTATAAATCCCGACTTCGATAAGACGGATTTGGCTATCATAATCGGTGCAAGCGACGTAGTAAACCCTGCCGCAAACACGGCGGAAGGCACTCCCATCTATGGAATGCCTGTCTTAGCTGCAGAAAAGGCTAAAAAGCTCATAATCTGCAACTTCGACCTCCAGCCCGGCTATGCGGGAGTTCCAAACCCCTTGTATGAACCTAATCCCAACACTATGATGCTCTTAGGCGATGCAAAGGATAGTATTAACACCATGCTTGACTCTCTTAGAACTAAGAGTGCCAGCGGCGGAGCATCAGTCAGTACAGGAGGCGGTAACACAGGTGAGGCTGCAAGCGGTAACCAACCTGCCGAAGCTCAAATCGGCCCTTGGTTCAGCGAAGCAAAGGAAATCATAGTTATCCCCGGCTACGGTATGGCTCTTTCACAGGCCCAAGGCTTGGTAAAACAGCTGGCAGACAAGCTCGAATCAATGGGAAAAAATGTGCGGTTCGCCATTCATCCCGTTGCAGGAAGAATGCCCGGCCACATGAACGTGCTCCTTTGCGAGGTTGACATCCCCTACGACAAGCTCTACGAAATGGAAACCATAAATCCCGACTTCGATAAGACGGATTTGGCTATCATAATCGGTGCAAGCGACGTAGTAAACCCTGCCGCAAACACGGCGGAAGGCACTCCTATTTACGGAATGCCTGTCTTGGCTGCAGAAAAGGCTAAAAAGCTCATAATCTGCAACTTCGACCTCCAGCCCGGCTATGCGGGAGTTCCAAACCCCTTGTATGAACCTAATCCCAACACCATGATGCTTTTAGGCGATGCAAAGGATAGTTTAAACAAGATATTGGAAAACCTATAA
- a CDS encoding NAD(P) transhydrogenase subunit alpha: MSLELILVLVFVVTTLIGYKLIKNVPSLLHTPLMSGMNALSGITILATMTATAAAIATGSKVFGCIGIICATINVVAGFGLTDRMLKMFKTGNESKEDTK; encoded by the coding sequence ATGAGTTTGGAATTGATACTGGTTCTTGTCTTTGTTGTAACAACCCTTATAGGCTACAAACTGATCAAGAACGTACCAAGCCTTTTACATACCCCGCTCATGTCGGGGATGAATGCCTTGTCCGGTATTACCATTTTGGCTACAATGACAGCGACGGCAGCTGCAATTGCCACAGGAAGCAAAGTTTTCGGCTGTATAGGAATCATTTGTGCTACAATAAATGTTGTTGCAGGCTTCGGTCTTACGGACAGAATGCTTAAAATGTTTAAAACAGGCAACGAATCTAAAGAGGATACAAAATGA
- a CDS encoding NAD(P) transhydrogenase subunit alpha produces the protein MIIGIPKEIMHGEDRVAATPETCELLVKDGHKVLVEKGAGEGAYFHDPEYEKAGAEIVSDVKKLFADSEIILKVKEPLYNEAMGCHEIDMMHKGQYLITFIHPAAPVNHEMVKNMAKQGVISLTLDGVPRISRAQNMDALTSMSTCAGYKGILIAANLLPRFIPQIFCAVGMIKPMNVLIVGTGVGGLQALATAKRLGAVTYAADIRPAAREQAQSLGAKIIDLGVPEEEAIGEGGYALHLKKETLENERKMLAPHIKDMDIIFLSALVPGKLAPVIITEEMVKTMKPGSVIVDISIDQGGNCELTPPGEVLKKHNVHLVGIKNIPGLLPSSSTWMFAQNICNLTRYLIKDGKIELDRNDDIVKGILTTIDGEIVHKGAREAMGI, from the coding sequence ATGATTATTGGTATTCCTAAGGAAATCATGCATGGAGAAGACCGTGTTGCCGCAACCCCGGAAACATGTGAACTTCTGGTTAAAGATGGGCACAAAGTTTTAGTAGAAAAAGGGGCCGGTGAAGGCGCCTATTTCCATGATCCGGAATACGAAAAGGCCGGAGCGGAAATTGTTTCGGATGTAAAAAAACTTTTCGCCGATTCGGAAATTATTTTAAAGGTAAAAGAACCCCTTTATAATGAAGCAATGGGCTGTCACGAAATCGATATGATGCACAAAGGACAGTATCTTATCACCTTTATTCACCCTGCAGCTCCGGTTAACCACGAGATGGTTAAAAACATGGCAAAACAAGGCGTTATTTCTTTAACTCTTGACGGTGTACCCAGAATTTCAAGAGCTCAAAACATGGATGCTCTTACTTCGATGAGCACCTGCGCAGGTTACAAGGGAATTTTAATTGCCGCAAACCTCTTGCCGCGCTTTATTCCTCAAATTTTCTGTGCTGTCGGTATGATTAAGCCTATGAATGTTTTGATCGTAGGAACAGGTGTAGGAGGCTTACAGGCCCTTGCAACAGCCAAAAGACTAGGAGCCGTAACTTATGCAGCCGATATCCGTCCTGCCGCCCGTGAACAGGCTCAGTCCCTTGGTGCAAAGATAATCGACTTAGGCGTTCCCGAAGAAGAAGCAATCGGTGAAGGAGGCTATGCTCTTCATCTTAAAAAAGAGACATTAGAAAACGAAAGAAAGATGCTCGCTCCCCACATTAAGGATATGGACATAATCTTCCTTTCAGCCCTAGTTCCGGGAAAACTCGCTCCGGTTATCATCACCGAAGAAATGGTAAAAACCATGAAACCGGGCTCTGTAATCGTTGATATTTCAATCGACCAAGGCGGAAACTGTGAGTTGACACCTCCGGGCGAAGTTCTTAAAAAGCACAATGTACACCTTGTAGGTATCAAAAATATACCGGGACTTCTCCCCTCAAGCTCTACATGGATGTTTGCTCAAAATATATGCAATCTTACCCGCTACCTTATCAAGGACGGAAAAATCGAGCTTGACCGAAACGATGACATTGTAAAAGGTATTCTTACCACCATTGACGGTGAAATCGTTCATAAGGGAGCCAGGGAGGCAATGGGTATATGA